CCATTGCATCCAGCGTTGCTGCTGGCCCCATTCCACCCAATATGCCAATTATTTTTTTCATATGCCACCTCGGTAAATAATCGTTATGATGGCACAGTGATTACTGTTCGTAATTGCAATGTTTCTATTCATTATGCTGTATTTGCATAAGTCATTTTATGCAGACAGTTCAATAATAAGGTGCAGTTTATGCTTAATAATATTGAGCTAAAATGGTTATATGATGCGGTAATGTTGGAGGAGTTACGCAGTTTTACGCTTGCCACGGAACGAAGGAATATATCCCAGTCTTCTTTTAGCCGACGGATTCAGGCACTTGAGAAGGCTGTCGGTTTTGAAATATTTAATCGTAACTCGAATCCATTGCAACTTTCATTACAAGGGAGAGGTTTTATTGTTTATGCCAGAAATCTGCTTGGCGATATAGAGCATCAAATCGGTAAAATAAAAGGCGGTGAAATACCTAAACACCGAATTAATATCGCCACAGCCCATTCGCTTTCAATTTCTCTGTTACCTGAATTAATTTCTGGTTTTGCGGAGAAGTCGGATAAGGTTTTTAATATCGAATCCATTAATGCTGATGAAGCTGTCAATAATCTTAAAAATGGTAAAAGTGATTTCATTCTGTCTTTTTTTAATGAAGAGCTAATGACATCACCGTTTCTTAATCATAAAGTACTGGATGCTCAGTTATATCTTGTCTCCGGCTGTAAAGCTGATGGAAAACCATTATATCGGCTGGAAGATTCACCCTTGCCGTTAATGAAATACACCGATGAGAGTTATATGGGGCGTCAGGTGAATCTATTACTGGAAAAGGTTTTTAAGGACAAATTTATCTATTTTTGCCTTTCATCCATGAGTGAATTACTGAAACGTATGGTGCTGGATGGTCACGGTGTCGGTTGGCTGCCGGATTATTCAATCAGTGAGGAACTCAAGGTTCAGAAGTTATGTTTGCTGGAACCCGATCAGACTGCAATAAAAATAGGCGTTTTTATTTATCGAACCTATTCCCGTCTTAATCCTTCCTCTGAACGTTTTTGGCAATATATGCGAAAACGGTGGACAGTATAAACCTGACCACCAGACTGCCACTCAATTCACTTGCTGTAATCACTGAACTGAATACAGCAAGTACACTCAAACTTCTTGGCGGGCAATTGCGCTTTGCTGCGGTTCCCGTTCGTTACTACTTTGTTTTTCCTCCAATTTAGCAATCACGGCAGTAGAAATGCTGTTACCCACGACATTGGTCGCCGTGCGTCCCATATCAAGAAATTGATCAATCGCGAGAATCAGCAAAATCCCCGCTTCCGGCAGGCTAAACATAGGCAAAGTTGCCGCAACGACCACCACCGAAGCACGTGCGACGCCAGCCATGCCTTTACTTGTGATCATCAACGTCAACATAATCATGATTTGTTCTGCAATACTCAGATCGATGTTGTAAGCCTGTGCAATAAAAAGAACCGCAAAGGATTGGTACATCATCGAACCATCAAGGTTAAAGGAGTAGCCCAACGGCAATACGAAGCTGGAGATTTTTTTCGGTACACCAAAGCGATCCAGCGCATTCATGGTCTTGGGGTAGGCCGACTCACTGCTCGCGGTGGCAAAGGCCAATGTCACGGGTTCCCGAATTAATTTCATCAGTGAAAACATATCCTTGCCGAGGAAAAAGAACCCAACGGCTGACAGGATCGCCCAAAGCAAAAATAGCCCAAGGTAAAAGAGGCCAATAAGTTTGCCGTAGTCATAAAGCAGGCCCAGACCTTGCACAGTAACGGCAGAGGCAATGGCAGCAAACACAGCAATCGGCGCAAATGACATCACGTAATCTGTGATACGAAACATGATGCGCCCCAGATCTTCAATCAAGGTCACGATCGGGCTAATTTTCTGGCTGTTCTGGCAGATATAGGAAAGCGCGGCACCAAAAAACAGGGAAAAAATCAGGATCTGCAAAATCTCATTATTCGCCATCGCAGAGGCGAAGCTGCTTGGGAAGATATGGCTGATAAAGTTTTTCAGCGAGAACTCGCTGGTGTTGAGGCCGCTATTCACCTCTTCCTGCTGCATAATGGCAACATGAAGCCCAACGCCGGGTTGGAATAGGTTTGCCATCAACATACCAATGCCGAGTGAGACTAAGCCCGCGATAATAAACCATGTCATCGCCTTGAGGGTAATGCGTCCTACGGACGATGATCCGCCGATTGACATTAAGCCAGTCACAATCGTGGCAAATACGAGGGGCGCGATGATCATTTTTATCAGGCGCAGGAATATATCGGTGATGATGTTGATATAGGAGGCAACTTCTTTTGTCTGGCCAGCATCAAGATAATGATGAAAACCCCAGCCGGTAATAATCCCAAGCAGAATAGCCACGATGATTTGCTGCATGAGTTTTTGCCTATTCATGGTAACCTCTTATTTTTTATTTCCTGATTTTTATTTGATCGAATATTTACATTTTTTTAACCTTTGATGAAATGCAAATGAAAGATACGCCATGCAGAAAATGCATCACGATGTTGAGAATGAGATTAATGCCCAGAATAGCGATGTGCTGTCCTTAAATTGGATTGAAAAATATATCCTGAACTCATTTATTGATCTGCCTAAATGCACTCCCCATTTTAAATTCATATCTGAACATGCCCCAATACAGTGGCACCGAATCACGGTATGATTTTGTCATCTATTGTCCAGTTTTGCTTACTCTATTTCCCGATTGTGGTACCATATGAAAAAGCATCATCAGAGACTACTAAGGGTGTAAAAATGGACTCCTGGATTTTTTTGTTGTGTTGATATTTATCTATCTCCTTTTTTCAAAAAGAAAAAAAATGGCACTGCCAGCCAATACAGTAAGAACAACACTTCAAAAAATACGATAAGCCAATCATCTCACCCTGTTAAATCGGTAAAAAACGTAAATACTTCTTCATCGCAGATACAAGCATCAGACGATGAGGCGCTTGCGACTTTCACTCTCGTTAATGGCTTAGCAGTTGAATTTCGTAGTAACCACAGACAAGTAACAAACTCATCCACCGAGCATAATAGAACTCCAGCACGATGGGTAATCCCAGGAGAAAATGTCAAAGTCCAAAATATCGTTATTAATCGTGGCAATTTTTATTTGGGAGGACAGATAAAATCTGATGTTTCGGAAAAATACACTGATTTTTATAGTCATGGTTCCGATGCCTCGCTGGTTAATGATGCATTATCTATCCAGACGGTCACCAGACATCACGAGGATGATTCATTAGGGTACCATCAGAATTTTTTCTTGCCGAAAGCGTGCCTGAAAAATTTCTTGAGAAATATGACGAATACCTACCCGATGTATTGCTTACTCAGGGATACGGATTACGAGCTTTTGATGTTGATGGCGTGAGTAGATGGTTGCAAGAACATCTCTAGTGGTACACCAGTTGACGCTGGTGGTTTTCAGGTTAAATTTGCCACATGATCAATTAACCTATGTCAAAGCATTTAAAAAAATCATGTGTTCGGGACAGCCGATTGGGGATTTGTGCCCAGACTTCAATTACTGGTAACGCATTGCTTCTGTACAGTAAATTCAATAACATGGAAAAAGCTGACATGTCGCAAGATATTGTTCATATACTTCAACTGCATGCCACATAAGGCTAAATTAGAGCACATCACAGAAATTAAACAATAAGCAATGCTACATCAGAGGAAACATCACGATGGATCTTTTGGATAGTGTCGAGGCAGGCAAGCTGACGCTCAGTGAATTGATTAACACCTTGGCAGAAGATAAAAATATTCCCACTTCAGAGTGGAATCGACGATACCGTGAATTTACACAGCTGCTCCAGCAAACTTCAACATTCTCGGAACCTGAAACGGATGATTTAATCAAACGGCTTTGGTATGAACGTGGTAACGGCATTGCCAGTATTCGTCAGGGTGGCCCATCTTTGGCGGAATATCAGCAAAGTCTGCCACTGCTAAGAGAATTAACCGAGCGTGTTCGTCAGCAACCGGATGAAGCAACCTACCAATATGTAGGCCATGCTCTGCAACAGGCCAAAGAAACCGGGCTACTGAAGCGTATGTATCGGAGTTTGAGAAACCGTGTCTTTGCCGCTTTTTTGCCAGAGACCTGCACCAGTGCCGTGGATGAGAATGCGTTTACAAAAACGGCGGATTTCCTAAATAAACAATTCAGCCTCGGTTTGGCGCTTAACGGAAATTGGCTGCAGAAAAACCATGAATTGAAGCAAGCCATACACGTTCAATCTCCCAATGCAGATCCTTATTACGTTAATATAGCTATCTGGCATCTCTATGAATTATTGCGCGAACGCGATAATGAGCAAAAACAGGAGAAAATGTCCAGCTATACCAATCGCCATTGAAGATGCTTGATTTCTTATCCAAACCCGATCATGCTTGCAATCATGAAAATTCATCTGACACCAGAACAAAAACGTGCCCTCGAATTGATGCATGATACCACTCGTGATAGTCGAGTCTGTGATCGCATCAAGGCCGTGCTTTTGGCGTCAGAGGGCTGGACAGCTCAGATGATTGCTCAGGCCTTACGTATTCATGAAACTACGGTAAGCCGTCACCTAAAAGATTTCATCGCGCAGGAAAAACTCACCCCCGAAAATGGCGGTTCTGAAAGCCATCTCTCTGCCAAACAAACCGCCGATCTGGTTGATTATTTGACGGCAAATTTGCTGCATACGACCGCTCAAATTGTGGATTATGTACGAGCTCGTTGGCAGGTGTCTTTCAGCGTGGGAGGCATGACGAAATGGCTTCACCGACAAGGTTTCAGCTACAAAAAGCCAAAGGGCGTTCCTCATAAATTCGATGCGGATAAGCAGCAACAATTTATTGATGACTACCAGTCTCTGAAAGACCGGGCAGGTCAGAATGAACCTATCCTATTTATTGATGCGGTGCATCCTTCGCAGTCCACAAAGCTCAGCTATGGTTGGATGAAAGCGGGGAAAAATCAGGTAAAAGTGGTCGAAACCACCGGCAGTCGTACCCGTCTCAATCTTCTGGGCGCCCTCAATTTACAACGAATTGAAGACACCGTGATCCGTGAATACCCGAGTATCAATGCCGAAAATATCGCGTATTTTTTCGGCGCTATTAGAGAAACTTACCCACTTTCGCAAAAAATTCATATTATTCTGGATGGGGCGGGTTACCACCGGGCAGAATTGGTGAAAGAGGTGGCATATGTCCTTAATATTGAACTGCATTACCTACCGCCTTACAGCCCAAACCTCAATCCAATAGAGCGATTGTGGAAGTATATGAATGAGCAAGTACGTAACAATGTTTATTTTCCGGATGCGAAGACATTCCGTGAAACCCTTCGTCACTTTTTTCATGTCACTTTGCCAGAAAAAGCGAAAGAACTCACGACTAGACTGACTGACAACTTTCAGATTTTAAAACCTGCATCTTCAAGTTAGATTGGTATATACATCAACAGCCAGTCAGTTATCGGGCGTTAAGACCCCTCCACATTCACCAACGAACGTCATCTATTTCGGTCCTCCTGGAACCGGTAAGACCTTTACTTTACAACAGAAGATGAAGGAGTATACCTCTCAGGCAGCCCCAGCAGATCATGATGCCTGGCTGGATTCTCATCTTGAATCATTGAACTGGATGCAGGTGATAACGTTAGTCTTGCTTGATCTTGGCAAGCGAGCCAAAGTTCACCA
This genomic interval from Xenorhabdus doucetiae contains the following:
- a CDS encoding LysR substrate-binding domain-containing protein; amino-acid sequence: MLNNIELKWLYDAVMLEELRSFTLATERRNISQSSFSRRIQALEKAVGFEIFNRNSNPLQLSLQGRGFIVYARNLLGDIEHQIGKIKGGEIPKHRINIATAHSLSISLLPELISGFAEKSDKVFNIESINADEAVNNLKNGKSDFILSFFNEELMTSPFLNHKVLDAQLYLVSGCKADGKPLYRLEDSPLPLMKYTDESYMGRQVNLLLEKVFKDKFIYFCLSSMSELLKRMVLDGHGVGWLPDYSISEELKVQKLCLLEPDQTAIKIGVFIYRTYSRLNPSSERFWQYMRKRWTV
- a CDS encoding dicarboxylate/amino acid:cation symporter, with protein sequence MNRQKLMQQIIVAILLGIITGWGFHHYLDAGQTKEVASYINIITDIFLRLIKMIIAPLVFATIVTGLMSIGGSSSVGRITLKAMTWFIIAGLVSLGIGMLMANLFQPGVGLHVAIMQQEEVNSGLNTSEFSLKNFISHIFPSSFASAMANNEILQILIFSLFFGAALSYICQNSQKISPIVTLIEDLGRIMFRITDYVMSFAPIAVFAAIASAVTVQGLGLLYDYGKLIGLFYLGLFLLWAILSAVGFFFLGKDMFSLMKLIREPVTLAFATASSESAYPKTMNALDRFGVPKKISSFVLPLGYSFNLDGSMMYQSFAVLFIAQAYNIDLSIAEQIMIMLTLMITSKGMAGVARASVVVVAATLPMFSLPEAGILLILAIDQFLDMGRTATNVVGNSISTAVIAKLEEKQSSNEREPQQSAIARQEV
- a CDS encoding IS630 family transposase, whose protein sequence is MKIHLTPEQKRALELMHDTTRDSRVCDRIKAVLLASEGWTAQMIAQALRIHETTVSRHLKDFIAQEKLTPENGGSESHLSAKQTADLVDYLTANLLHTTAQIVDYVRARWQVSFSVGGMTKWLHRQGFSYKKPKGVPHKFDADKQQQFIDDYQSLKDRAGQNEPILFIDAVHPSQSTKLSYGWMKAGKNQVKVVETTGSRTRLNLLGALNLQRIEDTVIREYPSINAENIAYFFGAIRETYPLSQKIHIILDGAGYHRAELVKEVAYVLNIELHYLPPYSPNLNPIERLWKYMNEQVRNNVYFPDAKTFRETLRHFFHVTLPEKAKELTTRLTDNFQILKPASSS